The Streptomyces sp. Mut1 genome window below encodes:
- the pyk gene encoding pyruvate kinase: MRRSKIVCTLGPAVDSHEQLVALIEAGMSVARFNFSHGSHTEHQGRYDRVRKAAAETGRAVGVLADLQGPKIRLAKFAEGPVELVRGDEFVITAEDVPGDKSICGTTYKGLPGDVTKGDPILINDGNVELKVVSVEGPRVHTIVIEGGVISDHKGINLPGAAVNVPALSEKDVEDLRFALKMGADMVALSFVRDADDVKDVHKVMDEEGRRVPVIAKVEKPQAVEHMEGVVMAFDGVMVARGDLAVEYPLERVPMVQKRLVELCRRNAKPVIVATQMMESMITNSRPTRAEASDVANAILDGADAVMLSAESSVGAYPIETVKTMSKIVVAAEEELLAKGLQPLVPGKKPRTQGGSVARAACEIADFLGGEALVAFTKSGDTARRLSRYRAAQPILAFTTDEATRNQLALSWGVEAHVVPHVDNTDAMVDLVDSELLKLNRYNAGDTMVITAGSPPGVPGTTNMVRVHHVGGQDQG, from the coding sequence ATGCGCCGTTCCAAAATCGTCTGCACCCTCGGCCCCGCCGTCGACTCCCATGAGCAGCTCGTCGCTCTGATCGAGGCCGGCATGAGCGTGGCCCGCTTCAACTTCAGTCACGGCTCCCACACGGAACACCAGGGTCGTTACGACCGGGTCCGCAAGGCCGCCGCCGAGACCGGGCGGGCGGTCGGCGTGCTCGCCGACCTCCAGGGCCCGAAGATCCGTCTGGCGAAGTTCGCCGAGGGTCCGGTCGAACTGGTCCGCGGGGACGAGTTCGTCATCACCGCCGAGGACGTGCCCGGCGACAAGTCGATCTGCGGCACGACCTACAAGGGCCTGCCCGGCGACGTGACCAAGGGCGACCCGATCCTGATCAACGACGGCAACGTCGAGCTCAAGGTCGTCTCCGTCGAGGGCCCCCGGGTCCACACCATCGTCATCGAGGGCGGGGTGATCTCCGACCACAAGGGGATCAACCTGCCGGGCGCCGCGGTCAACGTCCCGGCCCTGTCGGAGAAGGACGTCGAGGACCTCCGCTTCGCGCTGAAGATGGGCGCCGACATGGTCGCGCTCTCCTTCGTCCGGGACGCCGACGACGTCAAGGACGTCCACAAGGTGATGGACGAGGAGGGCCGCCGGGTCCCCGTCATCGCCAAGGTGGAGAAGCCGCAGGCCGTCGAGCACATGGAGGGCGTCGTCATGGCGTTCGACGGTGTGATGGTCGCCCGCGGCGACCTCGCCGTCGAATATCCCCTGGAGCGGGTCCCGATGGTGCAGAAGCGCCTGGTGGAGCTGTGCCGGCGCAACGCCAAGCCGGTGATCGTGGCGACCCAGATGATGGAGTCGATGATCACCAACTCCCGGCCGACCCGTGCCGAGGCGTCCGACGTCGCCAACGCGATCCTGGACGGCGCGGACGCGGTCATGCTCTCCGCGGAGTCCTCGGTCGGCGCGTACCCGATCGAGACGGTCAAGACGATGTCGAAGATCGTCGTCGCCGCCGAGGAGGAGCTGCTCGCCAAGGGCCTCCAGCCGCTGGTCCCGGGCAAGAAGCCCCGCACCCAGGGCGGTTCGGTGGCCCGCGCGGCCTGCGAGATCGCGGACTTCCTGGGCGGCGAGGCCCTGGTCGCGTTCACCAAGTCCGGTGACACCGCCCGCCGCCTCTCCCGCTACCGCGCCGCCCAGCCGATCCTGGCCTTCACCACGGACGAGGCCACGCGCAACCAGCTGGCCCTCAGCTGGGGCGTCGAGGCCCACGTCGTCCCGCACGTGGACAACACGGACGCGATGGTGGACCTGGTCGACTCGGAGCTGCTGAAGCTCAACCGCTACAACGCCGGCGACACCATGGTCATCACGGCCGGCTCGCCCCCCGGCGTCCCCGGCACCACCAACATGGTCCGCGTCCACCACGTGGGCGGCCAGGACCAGGGCTGA
- a CDS encoding acetate kinase has translation MTTPNTEGTAAAGSPSRVLVLNSGSSSVKYQLLDMSDRSRLASGLVERIGEETSRLVHTPPPGAGAVREREGRIADHDEALRAAAEELAADGLGLDSPDLAAIGHRVVHGGLRFTEPTVITDEVLKEIERLVPVAPLHNPANITGIRTARALRPDLPQVAVFDTAFHATMPEYAARYAIDVETADAHRIRRYGFHGTSHAYVSRKAAALLGKEPAEVNVIVLHLGNGASASAVAGGRCVETSMGLTPLEGLVMGTRSGDIDPAVTFHLKRVAGMSADEIDVLLNKKSGLVGLCGDNDMREIRRRVDEGDERATLAFDIYIHRLKKYIGAYSAVLGRVDAVVFTAGVGENSGPVREAAMAGLEEFGLVVDADLNAVRSGVPRLISPDYARVAVAVVPTDEELEIANQTFALVDN, from the coding sequence ATGACCACCCCGAACACCGAAGGCACGGCGGCGGCCGGGAGCCCGAGCCGGGTGCTCGTGCTCAACTCCGGCTCCTCCTCCGTGAAGTACCAGCTGCTCGACATGAGCGACCGCTCCCGGCTCGCCTCCGGGCTCGTCGAGCGGATCGGCGAGGAGACCTCCCGGCTCGTCCACACCCCGCCGCCCGGCGCGGGCGCGGTCCGGGAGCGCGAGGGCCGGATCGCGGACCACGACGAGGCGCTCAGGGCGGCGGCCGAGGAGCTGGCGGCCGACGGGCTCGGCCTGGACTCCCCCGACCTGGCGGCGATCGGCCACCGGGTGGTGCACGGCGGGCTGCGGTTCACCGAGCCGACCGTGATCACCGACGAGGTGCTCAAGGAGATCGAACGCCTGGTCCCGGTGGCTCCCCTGCACAACCCGGCCAACATCACCGGCATCCGTACCGCACGGGCACTGCGCCCGGACCTGCCGCAGGTGGCGGTGTTCGACACGGCGTTCCACGCGACGATGCCGGAGTACGCGGCGCGGTACGCGATCGACGTGGAGACGGCCGACGCGCACCGCATCCGGCGCTACGGCTTCCACGGCACCTCGCACGCGTACGTCTCCCGCAAGGCGGCGGCGCTGCTGGGCAAGGAGCCGGCGGAGGTCAACGTCATCGTGCTGCACCTGGGCAACGGGGCGTCCGCGTCGGCGGTCGCGGGCGGGCGGTGCGTGGAGACGTCGATGGGGCTGACCCCCTTGGAGGGGCTGGTGATGGGTACGCGTTCGGGAGACATCGACCCGGCCGTCACCTTCCACCTCAAGCGGGTGGCGGGAATGTCGGCGGACGAGATCGATGTCCTGCTCAACAAGAAGAGCGGCCTGGTGGGGCTGTGCGGCGACAACGACATGCGGGAGATCCGGCGCCGGGTCGACGAGGGCGACGAGCGGGCCACGCTCGCCTTCGACATCTACATCCACCGTCTGAAGAAGTACATCGGCGCCTATTCGGCGGTCCTCGGCCGGGTGGACGCGGTGGTGTTCACGGCGGGGGTCGGGGAGAACTCGGGCCCGGTACGGGAAGCTGCGATGGCCGGTCTGGAGGAGTTCGGCCTGGTGGTGGACGCGGATCTGAACGCCGTACGGTCCGGGGTGCCGCGGCTGATCTCGCCGGATTACGCACGGGTCGCGGTCGCCGTGGTGCCGACGGACGAAGAGCTGGAGATCGCCAACCAGACCTTCGCACTGGTCGACAACTGA
- the pta gene encoding phosphate acetyltransferase, giving the protein MTRSVYVTGIDRGDGRQVVDLGVMELLTRQVDRVGVFRPLVHDDPDRLFELLRARYRLSQDPATVYGMDYHEASAIQAEQGTDELVSRLVERFHRVAVDYEVVLVLGTDFAATQLPDELALNARLANEFGASVIAVVGGKDQNAESVRAETRNAYRAYSGLGCDVLAMIVNRVAPDDREAVAERLAATLPVPCSVLPDEPALAAPTVAQITAALDGTVLLGDDAGLARDALDFVFGGAMLPNLLKALTPGCLVVTPGDRSDLVVGSLAAHSAGTPPIAGVLLTLDERPGEEILTLAARLAPGTPVVSVAGGSFPTAGELFALEGKLNAATPRKAETALGLFERHVDTGALLDRVSVARSGRVTPMMFEHELLEQARADRRRVVLPEGTEERVLRAADVLMRRDVCDLTLLGDPDVIRKKAADLGIDLAATQLIDPQTSELRQTFAERYAQLRAHRGVTVELAYDVVSDVNYFGTLMVQEGLADGMVSGAVHSTAATIRPAFEIIRTKGAERSSSGRAAAGDGRAKPDASIVSSVFFMCLADKVLVYGDCAVNPDPDAEQLADIAIQSAATAARFGVEPRIAMLSYSTGTSGSGADVDKVREATDRVRASRPDLSIEGPIQYDAAVEPSVAATKLPGSKVAGQATVLIFPDLNTGNNTYKAVQRSAGAVAVGPVLQGLRKPVNDLSRGALVQDIVNTVAITAIQAQGEE; this is encoded by the coding sequence GTGACGCGCAGCGTGTACGTGACCGGGATCGACCGGGGAGACGGCCGCCAGGTGGTCGATCTGGGCGTGATGGAGCTCCTGACGCGTCAGGTGGACCGGGTCGGGGTCTTCAGGCCCCTGGTCCACGACGACCCCGACCGGCTGTTCGAGCTGCTGCGGGCCCGCTACCGGCTGTCCCAGGACCCGGCCACCGTCTACGGGATGGACTACCACGAGGCGTCCGCGATCCAGGCGGAGCAGGGTACCGACGAGCTGGTCTCCCGGCTCGTGGAGCGCTTCCACCGGGTGGCCGTCGACTACGAGGTGGTGCTCGTCCTCGGCACCGACTTCGCCGCCACCCAGCTCCCGGACGAGCTGGCGCTCAACGCCCGCCTGGCCAACGAGTTCGGCGCCTCGGTGATCGCGGTGGTCGGCGGCAAGGACCAGAACGCGGAGTCGGTGCGCGCCGAGACCCGCAACGCCTACCGCGCGTACTCGGGGCTCGGCTGCGACGTCCTCGCGATGATCGTGAACCGGGTCGCCCCGGACGACCGCGAGGCCGTCGCGGAACGGCTCGCCGCCACCCTGCCGGTGCCCTGCTCGGTGCTGCCGGACGAGCCGGCCCTCGCGGCGCCGACGGTCGCCCAGATCACCGCGGCGCTGGACGGCACCGTGCTGCTGGGCGACGACGCGGGGCTGGCCAGGGACGCGCTGGACTTCGTCTTCGGCGGCGCGATGCTGCCGAACCTGCTGAAGGCGCTGACCCCGGGGTGCCTGGTGGTCACGCCCGGGGACCGTTCGGACCTGGTGGTCGGCTCGCTCGCCGCGCACAGCGCCGGGACGCCGCCCATAGCGGGCGTGCTGCTGACGCTGGACGAACGGCCCGGCGAGGAGATACTCACGCTGGCCGCACGGCTCGCACCGGGCACCCCGGTCGTCTCGGTGGCCGGCGGCTCCTTCCCCACCGCCGGGGAACTCTTCGCCCTGGAGGGCAAGCTCAACGCGGCGACCCCGCGCAAGGCGGAGACCGCGCTCGGCCTCTTCGAGCGCCATGTGGACACCGGCGCCCTCCTCGACCGGGTCTCGGTCGCCCGCAGCGGCCGGGTCACGCCGATGATGTTCGAGCACGAGCTGCTGGAGCAGGCCCGCGCGGACCGCCGCCGGGTGGTGCTGCCGGAGGGCACCGAGGAGCGCGTGCTGCGGGCGGCCGACGTCCTGATGCGGCGGGACGTCTGCGACCTCACCCTGCTCGGCGACCCCGACGTCATCCGCAAGAAGGCCGCGGACCTCGGCATCGACCTGGCGGCCACCCAGCTCATCGACCCGCAGACCTCGGAGCTGCGCCAGACGTTCGCGGAGCGGTACGCGCAGCTGCGCGCCCACCGGGGGGTGACGGTCGAGCTGGCGTACGACGTCGTCTCGGACGTCAACTACTTCGGCACCCTGATGGTCCAGGAGGGCCTGGCCGACGGCATGGTCTCCGGGGCCGTGCACTCCACGGCGGCGACGATCCGCCCCGCCTTCGAGATCATCAGAACAAAGGGGGCCGAGCGCAGCTCGTCAGGCAGGGCGGCGGCGGGCGACGGGAGGGCGAAGCCAGACGCCTCGATCGTCTCCTCGGTCTTCTTCATGTGCCTCGCCGACAAGGTGCTGGTGTACGGGGACTGCGCGGTCAACCCGGACCCGGACGCCGAGCAGCTCGCGGACATCGCCATCCAGTCCGCGGCGACCGCGGCCCGCTTCGGCGTGGAGCCCCGGATCGCGATGCTGTCGTACTCGACGGGGACCTCGGGCAGCGGCGCCGACGTCGACAAGGTGCGGGAGGCGACGGACCGGGTGCGCGCGAGCAGGCCCGACCTGAGCATCGAGGGCCCCATCCAGTACGACGCGGCGGTCGAGCCGAGCGTGGCCGCGACCAAGCTGCCCGGGTCGAAGGTCGCGGGCCAGGCGACGGTCCTGATCTTCCCGGACCTGAACACCGGCAACAACACCTACAAGGCCGTGCAGCGCTCGGCGGGCGCCGTGGCGGTCGGCCCGGTGCTCCAGGGGCTGCGCAAGCCCGTCAACGACCTGTCCCGGGGCGCGCTCGTCCAGGACATCGTCAATACCGTGGCCATTACGGCGATCCAGGCGCAGGGCGAGGAGTGA
- a CDS encoding ATP-dependent 6-phosphofructokinase produces the protein MRIGVLTAGGDCPGLNAVIRSVVHRAVVGHGDEVIGFEDGFKGLLDGHFRPLDLNAVSGILARGGTILGSARLERDRLREAAENCAELSRRYEMDALIPIGGEGTLTAARMLSDAGMPVVGVPKTIDNDISSTDRTFGFDTAVGVATEAIDRLKTTAESHQRVMVVEVMGRHAGWIALESGMAGGAHGICLPERKFEVDDLVKMVEERFARGKRFAVICVAEGAHPAEGSMPYAKGEIDQYGHERFQGIGNRLAVELEKRLGKEARPVILGHVQRGGTPTAYDRVLATRFGWHAVEAAHRGDFGRMTALRGNEIRMVPLAEAVTQLKTVPLDRMHEAESVF, from the coding sequence ATGCGCATCGGAGTTCTCACCGCAGGCGGCGACTGCCCAGGCCTGAACGCAGTGATCCGCTCGGTCGTGCACCGCGCCGTGGTGGGCCACGGCGACGAGGTCATCGGATTCGAGGACGGCTTCAAGGGCCTCCTCGACGGGCACTTCCGCCCCCTCGATCTCAACGCGGTCAGCGGCATCCTGGCCCGGGGCGGCACGATCCTCGGCTCGGCCCGCCTGGAGCGCGACCGGCTGCGCGAAGCGGCCGAGAACTGCGCCGAGCTGAGCCGGCGCTACGAGATGGACGCGCTGATCCCGATCGGCGGCGAGGGCACGCTCACCGCCGCCCGGATGCTCTCGGACGCCGGGATGCCCGTCGTCGGTGTCCCCAAGACCATCGACAACGACATCTCCTCCACCGACCGCACGTTCGGCTTCGACACCGCGGTGGGCGTCGCCACCGAGGCCATAGACCGTCTGAAGACCACCGCCGAGTCCCACCAGCGCGTGATGGTGGTCGAGGTGATGGGCCGCCACGCGGGCTGGATCGCGCTGGAGTCCGGCATGGCCGGCGGCGCGCACGGGATCTGCCTGCCGGAGCGGAAGTTCGAGGTCGACGACCTCGTCAAGATGGTCGAGGAGCGCTTCGCGCGCGGCAAGAGGTTCGCGGTCATCTGCGTCGCCGAGGGCGCGCACCCGGCCGAGGGCTCCATGCCGTACGCCAAGGGCGAGATCGACCAGTACGGGCACGAGCGCTTCCAGGGCATCGGCAACCGCCTGGCCGTCGAGCTGGAGAAGCGGCTCGGCAAGGAGGCCCGGCCGGTCATTCTCGGCCATGTCCAGCGCGGTGGCACGCCGACCGCGTACGACCGGGTGCTCGCCACCCGTTTCGGCTGGCACGCGGTGGAGGCGGCGCACCGCGGCGACTTCGGCCGGATGACCGCCCTGCGCGGCAACGAGATCAGGATGGTGCCGCTCGCCGAGGCGGTCACGCAGCTCAAGACGGTCCCCCTGGACCGGATGCACGAGGCCGAGTCGGTCTTCTGA
- a CDS encoding helix-turn-helix domain-containing protein has protein sequence MAPGHVAYGLGAQYGLRITAETVAAWERGLALPTEYELTALAGVLWCAPGELLTAARSLREHRVSRDLAPDELAAEVGMATSAYLRMEESGRWRGNERQSAALSKTLGLTPADFVTATGRDEELAGLLRSAVTTRWQAYIRPVTKLVPLDRGRLQEALEQLHGDYQALMASTLSWNSTGTDRAGGTGEAGRAFLARIVPRFWEAADPRD, from the coding sequence ATGGCTCCCGGTCATGTCGCCTACGGCCTCGGCGCTCAGTACGGACTACGGATCACCGCCGAGACGGTGGCCGCATGGGAGCGGGGACTCGCCCTCCCCACCGAATACGAGCTCACCGCGCTCGCCGGGGTGCTGTGGTGCGCCCCGGGCGAGCTGCTGACCGCCGCGCGCAGCCTCCGCGAGCACCGGGTCTCCCGGGACCTGGCGCCGGACGAGCTGGCCGCCGAGGTGGGGATGGCCACCTCCGCGTATCTGCGGATGGAGGAGTCGGGGCGGTGGCGGGGCAACGAGCGCCAGTCCGCCGCGCTCAGTAAGACCCTGGGGCTGACGCCCGCCGACTTCGTGACGGCGACCGGGCGCGACGAGGAGCTGGCCGGGCTGCTGCGCAGCGCGGTGACGACGCGCTGGCAGGCGTACATCCGGCCGGTGACCAAGCTGGTGCCGCTGGACCGGGGCCGCCTCCAGGAGGCGCTGGAACAGCTGCACGGCGACTACCAGGCGCTCATGGCGTCCACGCTCAGCTGGAACAGCACCGGCACGGACCGGGCGGGCGGCACGGGTGAGGCGGGCCGGGCGTTCCTGGCCCGGATCGTGCCCAGGTTCTGGGAAGCGGCCGACCCGCGGGATTAG
- a CDS encoding DeoR/GlpR family DNA-binding transcription regulator, which translates to MDTDERRREILKTARRDGSVEVTALAAALQVAKETVRRDLHILEEHGLVRRTHGGAYPVESAGFETTLAARTSRLVPQKSRIAAAAADLLGDAETVFVDEGYTPMLVAEVLPRDRPLTVVTASLTVATVLADVEKITVLLLGGRLRGSTMATVDHWTTRMLAGFVIDLAYVGANGISREYGLTTPDPAVSEVKAQAMRSARRRVFAGIHTKFGAVSFCRFAEVGEFESIVTDTGLSSAEAQRYARLGPQVIRV; encoded by the coding sequence GTGGACACCGACGAGCGCCGACGAGAGATCCTCAAGACGGCCCGACGCGACGGGTCGGTGGAGGTCACCGCGCTGGCCGCAGCGCTTCAGGTGGCCAAGGAGACCGTCCGGCGTGATCTGCACATCCTGGAGGAGCACGGTCTCGTACGCCGCACGCACGGCGGCGCGTATCCGGTGGAGAGCGCCGGCTTCGAGACGACGCTGGCCGCACGCACCAGCCGGCTCGTTCCGCAGAAGTCGAGGATCGCGGCGGCAGCGGCCGACCTCCTCGGTGACGCGGAGACGGTCTTCGTGGACGAGGGGTACACGCCCATGCTCGTCGCCGAGGTACTGCCCAGGGACCGGCCCCTGACCGTGGTGACCGCGTCCCTCACCGTGGCGACCGTCCTCGCCGACGTGGAGAAGATCACCGTGCTTCTCCTCGGCGGCAGGCTCCGCGGTTCCACCATGGCCACGGTCGACCACTGGACGACGCGGATGCTCGCCGGTTTCGTCATCGACCTGGCATACGTCGGGGCGAACGGCATCTCCCGTGAGTACGGCCTGACCACGCCCGATCCGGCGGTGAGCGAAGTGAAGGCCCAGGCCATGCGCAGCGCCCGACGCCGGGTCTTCGCCGGTATCCACACCAAGTTCGGCGCCGTGAGCTTCTGCCGCTTCGCCGAGGTCGGCGAATTCGAGTCCATCGTCACCGACACGGGTCTGTCCTCGGCCGAGGCGCAGCGCTACGCGCGTCTCGGGCCGCAGGTCATCCGCGTCTGA
- a CDS encoding ABC transporter substrate-binding protein codes for MSQLQERRIGLSARLGAGVALAALLAGCSGAGGAGSSGADDEINVLMVNNPQMVELQKLTADHFTKDTGIKVHFTVLPENDVRDKITQDFSNQAGQYDVATISNFEVPFYAKNGWLHPLDTYSAEDKAFDQKDILEPLQESLTAEDGKLYAEPFYGESSFLMYRKDVFAEKNLKMPEKPTWQQVADLAAATDGARKGMKGICLRGLPGWGEVIAPLTTVVNTMGGTWFDKDWNAKLDTPEFKKAVEFYVDLVRKHGEAGAPQAGYAECLNNMTQGKSAMWYDATAGAGSLEASGSPVKGKIGYVAAPVEKTDSSGWLYTWAWGMQKASKKTDSAWKFISWASGKEYENLVGRTVGWSDVPAGKRASTYANQDYLKEASAFASVTRQAISSANPRDPGTQPRPTVGIQFVDIPEFTDLGTKVSQEISSAIAGRQSVSSALKNAQALAEKVGKEQK; via the coding sequence ATGTCCCAACTCCAGGAACGCCGAATCGGCCTGAGCGCGCGGCTGGGCGCGGGCGTCGCCCTCGCGGCCCTGCTCGCCGGCTGCAGCGGCGCGGGCGGCGCCGGCTCATCCGGCGCCGACGACGAGATCAACGTGCTCATGGTGAACAACCCGCAGATGGTCGAGTTGCAGAAGCTCACCGCGGACCACTTCACCAAGGACACCGGCATCAAGGTCCACTTCACGGTCCTGCCCGAGAACGACGTCCGCGACAAGATCACCCAGGACTTCTCCAACCAGGCGGGGCAGTACGACGTCGCCACCATCAGCAACTTCGAGGTGCCGTTCTACGCGAAGAACGGCTGGCTCCACCCGCTCGACACCTACTCGGCCGAGGACAAGGCCTTCGACCAGAAGGACATCCTGGAGCCGCTCCAGGAGTCCCTCACCGCCGAGGACGGCAAGCTCTACGCCGAGCCGTTCTACGGCGAGTCCTCCTTCCTCATGTACCGCAAGGACGTCTTCGCCGAGAAGAACCTGAAGATGCCCGAGAAGCCCACCTGGCAGCAGGTCGCCGACCTGGCGGCCGCCACCGACGGTGCCAGGAAGGGCATGAAGGGCATCTGCCTGCGTGGCCTGCCCGGCTGGGGCGAGGTCATCGCCCCGCTGACCACCGTCGTCAACACCATGGGCGGCACCTGGTTCGACAAGGACTGGAACGCGAAGCTCGACACCCCCGAGTTCAAGAAGGCCGTCGAGTTCTACGTCGACCTGGTGAGGAAGCACGGCGAGGCGGGCGCGCCCCAGGCCGGCTACGCCGAGTGCCTCAACAACATGACGCAGGGCAAGTCGGCCATGTGGTACGACGCCACCGCGGGCGCCGGGTCGCTGGAGGCGTCCGGCTCCCCGGTCAAGGGCAAGATCGGATACGTCGCCGCGCCCGTCGAGAAGACCGACAGCTCCGGCTGGCTCTACACCTGGGCCTGGGGCATGCAGAAGGCGTCCAAGAAGACCGACAGCGCGTGGAAGTTCATCTCCTGGGCCTCCGGCAAGGAGTACGAGAACCTCGTCGGCAGGACGGTCGGCTGGTCCGATGTGCCCGCCGGCAAGCGCGCGTCGACATACGCCAACCAGGACTACCTGAAGGAGGCCTCCGCGTTCGCGAGCGTCACCCGGCAGGCCATCTCCAGCGCGAACCCCCGTGACCCCGGCACCCAGCCGCGCCCGACCGTCGGCATCCAGTTCGTCGACATCCCGGAGTTCACCGACCTGGGCACCAAGGTCTCCCAGGAGATCAGCTCCGCCATCGCCGGACGTCAGTCGGTGTCCTCGGCCCTGAAGAACGCGCAGGCGCTCGCCGAGAAGGTCGGCAAGGAGCAGAAGTGA
- a CDS encoding carbohydrate ABC transporter permease: protein MSPSGARGASAPRKAGKAPGRARVWATRAPLLPALIFLIAVTQLPFVATVVVSFFDWNSLSPDDRAFSAFSNYGEVFSDPSLRESVFTTVLLTASVVIVSVVLGLLLALLLDREFIGRGFVRTLLITPFLLVPVSAALLWKHVLYNPEYGLLNGAWAWFTGLFGVDSPGQPDWISEMPLAAVAAALVWQWTPFMMLILLAGLQSRSAEQMEAARLDGANAWQMFCHLTLPHLRRYLELGVLLGSIYIVQNFDAVFTITAGGLGTANLPYTIYQTFYQAHEYGLASAAGVVVVIGTIVVATFALRVVSSLFREEAGRA, encoded by the coding sequence CTGTCTCCTTCCGGCGCGCGCGGCGCCTCCGCACCCCGTAAAGCCGGCAAGGCCCCCGGCCGGGCCCGCGTCTGGGCCACCCGTGCCCCGCTGCTGCCCGCCCTGATCTTCCTGATCGCCGTCACCCAGCTCCCGTTCGTGGCGACGGTGGTGGTCTCGTTCTTCGACTGGAACTCGCTCTCGCCCGACGACCGCGCCTTCAGCGCGTTCTCCAACTACGGGGAGGTGTTCAGCGATCCGAGTCTGCGGGAATCGGTGTTCACCACGGTTCTGCTCACCGCGAGCGTCGTGATCGTGAGCGTCGTACTCGGACTCCTCCTCGCCCTGCTGCTCGACCGCGAGTTCATCGGCCGGGGGTTCGTCCGCACCCTGCTGATCACGCCCTTTCTGCTGGTGCCCGTCTCGGCGGCGCTGCTGTGGAAGCACGTGCTGTACAACCCCGAGTACGGCCTGCTGAACGGGGCCTGGGCGTGGTTCACCGGACTGTTCGGCGTCGACAGCCCCGGGCAGCCCGACTGGATCTCCGAAATGCCGCTGGCCGCCGTCGCCGCCGCCCTCGTCTGGCAGTGGACCCCGTTCATGATGCTCATCCTGCTCGCCGGGCTGCAGAGCCGGTCCGCCGAGCAGATGGAGGCCGCCCGGCTGGACGGTGCGAACGCCTGGCAGATGTTCTGCCACCTGACGCTGCCGCACCTGCGCCGCTACCTGGAGCTGGGCGTACTGCTCGGGTCGATCTACATCGTGCAGAACTTCGACGCGGTGTTCACCATCACCGCCGGCGGACTCGGCACGGCCAACCTCCCCTACACGATCTACCAGACCTTCTACCAGGCGCACGAATACGGACTGGCGTCCGCCGCGGGTGTGGTCGTGGTGATCGGCACCATCGTCGTCGCGACCTTCGCCCTGCGCGTGGTCTCGTCACTCTTCCGCGAGGAGGCCGGCCGCGCATGA